ATGACCCGCTGACGAAACTGACTGTCGGAGAGATCGAGGGCTTTCTTGGCGATTCGGATTTGTTGCTCGGTCGGATGCAGGCGGAAATTTCTCAAAAGCGGTTGCGTCACCTCAATGGCCAACGTCGTGGCGTATTGAGGATTGAGCGTGGCGAAAACGGAATTCGTCGTCACCCGTTGATTCGAGAGCGCGAGTTGCCAGTTTCCGCCCGTCGGCAGTGTCTGACCGAGGCCGACGTTATAACTGAACGTTCGATTGATCTGCGCATTGGAATCGCGTCCGGCCTGAAGCCGCGAGGCGACAGGCAGCGACCGCGACTCGAAGCCCAATCCGGGACCGCTCGATGCGACCAGAGAAGAAATCGGTCCCCCCGCCGCTGTCGCCGGCGCGGGATTGCCGACGAACAGAACCGGATCATAAGTGCCTTTGAGCGCCTTGATCGCCAGCTCATTGATGCGAACGGTGTGACGCTGAACCTGAATCTCGTTGTTGTTCTCCAGCGCCTTGAGAATGGCATCGTGCAGCGAGAGATACCAGAGATTCTTTTCGTCTACCCCAACCCGCTTGACCATGAGCGGCTTCACCTGCCCGAAGGAAATTTTCTCCTTCGCCTGGGCGGACTCGGATTGCCGGGTTGACGAAACGGATGTCTTCGCCTCTTGCGCCAGGGCCAACGGAAGCACTCCCCGGACGCAAGGGATCGCGAGAAAGAAGGCAATCCAGCGAAAAAGCATTCGTTGACTCATTGCCCATCTCCTCCGAAAATACCCGGGGGCGCCGGGCTTCCCGCCTGCTTGTTTTGCCTTCGACGAAGAAGCCCGCTTGCACGTGCGCTCCCCGTTTTTCATCGTTCGTGACGTGCATGAGCACGTGGACGATTCCTCTGAATAAGGTAGCGCCAGCTTTCTCCCCTGCTTCCACGAAAGCTCGCACGACCAGAGCCCAACCGAGCCGATCACACCAGCGCAGGAAATGCTTCGCGTGCAGCTTCGATGGTCCGGGCGATCAGCTCGTCATCGTGAGCTGCACTGACGAAAGCCGTTTCAAATTGCGACGGAGGGAAGTAAACGCCCCGATCAAGAAGCGCCCGGAAAAACCGGCTGAATCGCGCGCGATCGGACTGCGATGCCGAAGTCCAATCGGTAACCTCTCCCGGGGTGAAAAAGACCGTGATCATCGAACCGATGTGGTTGATGCGAACCTCAACGCCATGGTCGCGAGCGGCTTCGGCGATTCCTCTCGCCAGCGAGGCCGTCATCCGTTCGAGTTTCGGATAAAGCGCGTCCTTGTCGCGCTTGAGAATCCGCAAGGTGGTCAGTCCCGCCGTCATCGCCAGCGGATTTCCCGACAGCGTTCCGGCCTGATAGATGGGACCGACGGGAGCTAACTGGTTCATGATTTCCTCCCGACCACCGAATGCACCGACGGGCAGGCCTCCGCCAATAATCTTTCCGAGGCACGTCAGATCGGGCCTCACCTGATAGAGACCCTGAGCCCCATGATAGCCGACGCGAAAACCGGTGATCACTTCATCGAAGATCAGCAGCGCGCCCCACCGTTCGGTGAGCCCGCGCAGCGTGTGTAGAAATCCCGGCTGCGGAGGCACACAGCCCATGTTGCCGGCGATCG
This region of Blastocatellia bacterium genomic DNA includes:
- a CDS encoding glutamate-1-semialdehyde 2,1-aminomutase; this encodes IQAALPSMEKVRMTSSGTEATMSAIRLARGVTGRSKLVKFEGCYHGHSDSLLVKAGSGVATLGLPDSPGVLPELAAQTITVPFNDVRAVTEAFEAHGREIAAVIVEPIAGNMGCVPPQPGFLHTLRGLTERWGALLIFDEVITGFRVGYHGAQGLYQVRPDLTCLGKIIGGGLPVGAFGGREEIMNQLAPVGPIYQAGTLSGNPLAMTAGLTTLRILKRDKDALYPKLERMTASLARGIAEAARDHGVEVRINHIGSMITVFFTPGEVTDWTSASQSDRARFSRFFRALLDRGVYFPPSQFETAFVSAAHDDELIARTIEAAREAFPALV